In Bacteroidota bacterium, a single window of DNA contains:
- the queC gene encoding 7-cyano-7-deazaguanine synthase QueC produces MTNNDKQLAVVLVSGGMDSCVTAAIANQNYELAFLHINYGQRTERRELKAYNDIADFYNVNKRLVVNVEHLKSIGGSSLTDDKVPVEPANLGRREIPTSYVPFRNANILAIAVSWAETIGAVKIFIGAVEEDSSGYPDCRQKFYDAFNKVIELGTKPETKISVETPIIYLKKSEIVQKGIELNAPLHLSWSCYQREDVACGVCDSCALRLRGFKLAGLVDPIVY; encoded by the coding sequence ATGACGAACAACGATAAACAATTAGCGGTGGTTTTAGTGAGCGGTGGAATGGATAGCTGCGTCACTGCAGCAATCGCAAACCAAAATTATGAATTGGCTTTTCTCCATATAAATTACGGACAACGGACAGAACGACGAGAGTTGAAAGCTTACAACGACATCGCCGACTTTTATAATGTTAATAAGCGGCTTGTTGTGAATGTTGAGCATCTGAAGTCAATAGGCGGGTCGAGTTTAACTGATGATAAGGTTCCGGTTGAACCAGCAAATTTGGGTCGGAGAGAAATTCCAACCTCTTATGTTCCGTTCCGTAATGCCAATATATTGGCAATCGCAGTAAGTTGGGCTGAAACGATAGGGGCAGTCAAAATATTTATTGGTGCAGTCGAGGAAGATTCTTCGGGTTATCCCGATTGCCGTCAGAAATTTTACGACGCTTTCAATAAGGTGATTGAATTAGGCACAAAACCGGAAACCAAAATTTCGGTAGAGACTCCAATTATCTATTTAAAGAAATCGGAGATCGTGCAAAAGGGAATTGAGCTAAACGCGCCGCTGCATTTAAGTTGGTCGTGCTACCAGCGCGAGGATGTTGCTTGCGGAGTTTGCGATAGCTGTGCGTTGCGATTGCGCGGGTTTAAACTCGCCGGCTTGGTTGATCCAATCGTGTATTAA
- a CDS encoding outer membrane beta-barrel protein — protein MKNLLKVLLLTLVICVPFLFSQITLQAGVGVGLVMPAGDFGGTTQDFYKGTAYGLSNGLNLHGKVRAGVLGFTLVGELGYASLKNSGVATIDNKGKVDISQKVLTVKVGPEFSFGLPALPLTPYLGANLSLNNFSGNFRIQGTNLPADQQTMESATRIGLGANAGVLLKLNPLMAIDVALHYNLMNLIGKEYRDRNPLKEQAMDAYLSLNDDKDPLYRIGNDDHFISKSRTINSLMLSVSLMFGL, from the coding sequence ATGAAAAACTTATTAAAGGTTTTGTTGTTAACGTTAGTAATTTGCGTTCCTTTTCTATTTTCTCAGATTACTTTACAGGCAGGTGTCGGTGTTGGATTGGTAATGCCAGCCGGTGATTTTGGAGGGACTACACAAGATTTTTATAAAGGAACTGCCTATGGGTTATCGAACGGGTTGAATTTACACGGTAAGGTTCGGGCAGGCGTTTTAGGATTTACATTAGTCGGCGAGTTGGGCTATGCTTCGTTGAAGAACAGCGGTGTTGCTACTATTGACAACAAGGGGAAAGTCGATATAAGTCAAAAGGTTCTTACCGTAAAAGTGGGACCAGAGTTTTCATTCGGTCTGCCGGCTCTACCATTAACACCGTATTTAGGAGCAAATTTAAGTTTGAATAATTTCAGCGGCAACTTCCGCATTCAAGGAACAAACCTACCAGCCGACCAGCAAACTATGGAATCGGCAACGAGGATCGGTTTGGGAGCAAACGCTGGAGTTTTGTTGAAACTAAATCCGCTGATGGCAATTGATGTTGCACTGCATTACAATCTGATGAATCTTATTGGAAAAGAATATAGAGATAGAAACCCTTTGAAAGAACAGGCGATGGATGCTTACCTGTCGTTGAACGACGATAAAGATCCGCTTTACAGAATAGGTAACGACGACCATTTCATCTCGAAATCACGCACGATAAATTCGCTGATGCTTTCGGTGTCGTTGATGTTTGGGTTGTAA